In the Setaria italica strain Yugu1 chromosome VI, Setaria_italica_v2.0, whole genome shotgun sequence genome, one interval contains:
- the LOC101767365 gene encoding pentatricopeptide repeat-containing protein At2g26790, mitochondrial, with amino-acid sequence MLLWRQPRCSAEWFRRSKVFPWEVASCPFSVSAASVQSDDSSGDEKLNSAPDNEPICKRHRSLSSDSVVQTLRCLRRKPAVAFAYFKDTHSLGFHHDFSTYSEIVQILSHSFKGEMLVSLFCEIISATDGGGPDILTHIDHLRKTCVTSHVLSFAVNCLIKAYTTCHDAQATIEKFCHLCRLGFVPTVWACNFLLKFVSQSGESDMVVTAYDQMKCFQLMLDAYSLNIVTRSLFQAKKADEAFKVWVGMIEMGVKPDVHGYSSFIIGLCDCGKYDLAYNMLSRYTVLQEITQERVPIEAMAYNMVIYGLCKEMKLEEAEKVLENKTKHGSAPDRYCYSYLIHSYCKIGNLEKAWHHVEAMVSHGIEINCHIVGYLLQCLRKLGMTSEVIVYFQKFRDLGLHFDGVLYNIGMDAYCKLGNMNEAVQLLNEMMAKGLTPDKIHYTCLIHGYCLKGETDNAWQAFEQMLKANIKPDVVTYNILASGYSRNSLVMKVFDLLEHMMDQGLEPNSLTYGVVIAGFCRGGNLSEAEVLFNIVEEKGIDNIEVMYSSMVCGYLQSGWTDHAYMLFLRVARQGNMVDQFSCLKLISGLCRDGKVEGASTVCSMMLEKDIVPDVISYSKLISAYCQMGDMRSACLWFDDMVERGLSDVIAYTALMNGYCKVGRLKEACLLFDQMINFGIKPDVVAYTVLLDVHLKETLYRQWQGIAKDTRSLILRSKHKTWLSNMKNNEIEPDVAYYTVLIDGQCKAAYLDEARELFDEMLAKGLTPDVYTYTSLINGYCSQGETAKAEDLLQEMMDKGMKPDALTFSVFNQRTVRG; translated from the coding sequence ATGCTCCTGTGGCGGCAGCCCAGATGCAGTGCTGAATGGTTCAGGCGCAGCAAGGTTTTCCCCTGGGAAGTTGCTTCTTGCCCCTTCTCCGTATCCGCTGCTTCAGTCCAGTCAGATGACTCGAGCGGTGATGAAAAGCTGAATTCTGCTCCTGATAATGAACCTATCTGCAAACGACACCGGTCTCTGAGCTCTGACAGTGTTGTGCAGACGCTCCGCTGCCTAAGGAGGAAGCCTGCTGTCGCATTTGCCTACTTTAAAGATACACATAGCCTTGGGTTTCACCATGACTTCTCAACCTACTCAGAGATCGTACAAATTTTATCCCATTCATTCAAGGGGGAGATGCTGGTATCCTTGTTCTGTGAGATTATATCGGCAACTGATGGTGGTGGTCCTGACATCTTAACACACATTGATCACCTCAGAAAAACATGTGTCACTTCTCATGTACTCTCATTTGCAGTCAATTGCTTAATCAAGGCATATACCACATGCCACGATGCACAAGCAACAATAGAGAAGTTTTGTCACCTTTGCAGGCTTGGATTTGTCCCAACAGTTTGGGCTTGCAACTTTCTGCTCAAATTTGTATCTCAGAGCGGTGAATCGGATATGGTTGTCACAGCTTATGACCAAATGAAGTGCTTTCAGTTGATGCTGGATGCTTATTCACTAAATATAGTCACTAGGTCGCTTTTTCAAGCAAAGAAGGCTGATGAAGCATTCAAAGTGTGGGTTGGGATGATAGAAATGGGAGTGAAACCAGATGTACATGGATACTCGTCCTTTATAATTGGTCTTTGTGATTGTGGAAAGTATGACCTTGCTTATAACATGCTAAGCAGATATACTGTTCTACAAGAAATCACCCAGGAGAGAGTTCCAATTGAGGCCATGGCTTATAACATGGTAATTTATGGACTATGCAAAGAAATGAAACTGGAGGAGGCTGAAAAAGTCTTGGAGAACAAGACCAAACATGGATCCGCCCCTGATCGATATTGTTATAGCTATCTCATTCATAGTTATTGCAAAATAGGTAACCTAGAAAAGGCATGGCATCATGTTGAAGCTATGGTGTCCCATGGCATTGAGATAAACTGTCACATTGTTGGCTATCTTCTACAGTGCCTCAGGAAATTAGGCATGACATCTGAAGTTATTGTGTACTTCCAGAAATTTAGAGATTTAGGACTCCATTTTGATGGTGTGCTTTATAACATTGGTATGGATGCTTATTGCAAGCTTGGGAACATGAATGAGGCAGTCCAGCTACTGAATGAAATGATGGCTAAAGGTTTGACGCCAGACAAGATCCACTATACATGCCTGATCCACGGTTACTGTCTCAAAGGAGAAACAGATAATGCTTGGCAAGCATTTGAGCAGATGCTGAAGGCAAATATAAAACCAGATGTAGTTACATATAACATACTGGCCAGTGGATATAGCAGGAACAGTCTTGTTATGAAGGTTTTTGATCTTCTAGAGCACATGATGGATCAAGGGCTGGAGCCCAATTCACTCACCTATGGTGTGGTTATTGCTGGTTTTTGTAGAGGAGGCAACCTGAGCGAAGCAGAGGTGTTATTTAATATAGTAGAAGAAAAAGGGATAGATAATATTGAAGTGATGTACAGTTCTATGGTTTGTGGTTATTTGCAATCAGGCTGGACTGACCATGCTTACATGCTTTTTCTTAGGGTTGCTAGACAAGGAAATATGGTGGATCAATTTTCATGTCTAAAATTGATAAGTGGCCTTTGTAGAGATGGAAAAGTCGAAGGGGCTTCAACTGTATGTAGCATGATGCTGGAAAAGGATATTGTCCCTGATGTAATTTCCTATAGCAAACTTATATCAGCTTATTGTCAGATGGGAGATATGCGCAGTGCTTGCTTATGGTTCGATGATATGGTTGAGCGAGGACTTTCTGATGTCATTGCATACACTGCACTGATGAATGGTTATTGCAAGGTTGGGCGGTTGAAAGAAGCATGTCTTTTGTTTGATCAAATGATAAATTTTGGAATCAAGCCTGATGTAGTTGCATACACAGTGCTATTGGATGTCCACCTAAAGGAGACCCTGTACCGACAGTGGCAGGGAATTGCTAAGGACACGAGGAGCTTAATTCTTAGATCAAAGCATAAGACGTGGCTGAGCAATATGAAAAACAATGAAATTGAACCTGATGTAGCCTATTACACAGTATTGATTGATGGACAGTGCAAAGCAGCATATTTAGATGAAGCCAGGGAATTGTTCGATGAGATGTTAGCAAAAGGACTTACTCCTGATGTTTACACATACACATCTCTTATAAATGGATACTGCAGCCAGGGAGAAACAGCTAAGGCTGAAGATCTTTTACAAGAAATGATGGATAAGGGAATGAAGCCAGATGCACTCACTTTTTCAGTATTCAATCAGAGAACCGTGAGAGGTTGA
- the LOC101766546 gene encoding obg-like ATPase 1, whose product MPPKAKKDAAPAERPILGRFSSHLKIGIVGLPNVGKSTFFNIVTKLAIPAENFPFCTIEPNEARVNVPDERFDWLCQLFKPKSSVPAYLEITDIAGLIRGAHAGDGLGNAFLSHIRAVDGIFHVLRAFDDADVTHVDDTVDPVRDLETITEELRLKDIDFMSKKIEDLEKSMKRSNDKQLKIEHELCERVIKHLQDGKDIRLGDWKAADIEILNTFQLLTAKPVVYLVNMSEKDFQRKKNKFLPKIHAWVQEHGGETILPFSCAFEQKLVDMPEDEAAKYCAENQITSMIPKIIKTGFAAIHLIYFFTAGPDEVKCWQIRRQTKAPQAAGAIHTDFERGFICAEVMKFDELKELGSESAVKAAGKYRQEGKTYVVQDGDIIFFKFNVSGGGKK is encoded by the exons aTGCCTCCCAAGGCGAAGAAGgacgccgcgccggcggagcgCCCCATCCTCGGCCGCTTCTCCTCCCACCTCAAGATCGGGATC GTTGGGTTACCAAATGTTGGCAAATCAACTTTCTTCAACATAGTAACAAAGCTGGCAATCCCAGCTGAGAACTTCCCTTTCTGTACCATTGAACCAAATGAGGCACGTGTGAATGTTCCCGATGAGCGATTTGACTGGCTTTGCCAACTTTTCAAGCCAAAGAGTTCg GTTCCTGCATATCTGGAAATAACTGACATAGCTGGGCTTATTAGAGGTGCTCATGCAGGGGATGGTCTGGGCAATGCGTTCCTATCCCATATACGTGCTGTTGATGGAATCTTTCATGTCTTGA GGGCATTTGACGACGCGGATGTTACTCATGTTGATGATACAGTAGATCCTGTTAGAGATTTGGAAACAATTACTGAAGAGCTCAGACTGAAG GATATAGATTTCATGAGTAAGAAAATCGAGGACCTTGAGAAGTCAATGAAGAGGAGCAATGATAAGCAGCTCAAAATTGAACATGAATTATGTGAGAGG GTCATAAAACATCTCCAGGATGGGAAAGATATCCGTTTAGGAGATTGGAAAGCTGCGGACATTGAGATCTTGAATACCTTCCAGCTACTTACCGCAAAGCCAGTTGTCTATTTG GTAAATATGAGTGAGAAGGACTTCCAGAGGAAAAAGAACAAGTTTCTACCCAAGATACATGCTTG ggtgcAGGAACATGGTGGTGAAACCATACTTCCTTTCAGCTGTGCTTTTGAACAGAAACTAGTGGATAtgccagaagatgaagctgccAAATATTGTGCTGAAAACCAGATAACAAG CATGATTCCCAAAATTATCAAGACTGGTTTTGCAGCAATTCATCTGATATACTTCTTTACTGCTGGACCTGATGAG GTAAAGTGTTGGCAGATCAGACGTCAAACTAAGGCACCTCAAGCTGCTGGTGCAATTCACACTGATTTCGAGAGGGGCTTCATTTGCGCTGAG GTAATGAAGTTTGATGAGCTGAAAGAACTGGGCAGTGAATCTGCTGTCAAG GCTGCTGGAAAATACAGGCAGGAAGGGAAAACCTATGTGGTTCAGGACGGGGACATTATCTTCTTCAAGTTCAACGTGTCTGGTGGTGGGAAGAAGTGA
- the LOC101766967 gene encoding photosystem II 10 kDa polypeptide, chloroplastic, whose amino-acid sequence MAASMISSSTLAAPARAQGLPSLGRRASSFAVVCGTGKKIKTDKPFGIGGGLTVDVDASGRKVKGKGVYQFVDKYGANVDGYSPIYKEEDWSPSGDVYVGGKTGLLIWAITLAGLLGGGALLVYNTSALSG is encoded by the exons ATGGCAGCCTCCATGATCTCCTCGTCGACTCTGGCGGCGCCGGCCAGGGCCCAGGGCCTGCCGTCCCtcggccgccgcgcctcctccttcgCCGTCGTCTGCGGCACCGGCAAGAAGATCAAGACCGACAAGCCCTTCGGGATTGGGGGTGGCCTGACCGTCGACGTCGATGCCTCCGGGAGGAAGGTCAAG GGCAAGGGCGTGTACCAGTTCGTTGACAAGTACGGCGCCAACGTCGACGGATACAG CCCAATCTACAAGGAGGAGGACTGGTCTCCCAGCGGTGACGTCTACGTCGGCG GAAAAACCGGGCTTCTGATCTGGGCCATCACCCTCGCCGGGCTCCTTGGCGGTGGTGCCCTCCTTGTGTACAACACCAGCGCCCTCTCCGGCTAA